DNA sequence from the Nitrospinaceae bacterium genome:
AGCGTTTCCTCCGCCTCGGGCATCACTTCGTTCGCAATTCCATCTCCCCGCACAACCGCAATCTTGACCATGATTTCGTTTCCCAGATGAAAAATTAAAAAGATATCAGCAGGCCTCTATTCTGGCAGAGGCAAACTCTCCCCGGCAAGGGGCCCGAGGGGCTTCCGCAAGAGGCATGAGAGGGGTTATTATGGTGAATCCTTCAATCCACATAATCCACCACCAAGGAGATTTTCATGGTCGAGTCAACTCCCCTGCCCGAGGGCACCGTCAGATTTCCCCACGAGGTTATCCATCAGTTCACCTCCGCTGTGTTCCGCGCCATGGAAATACCAGACGAGGACGCCACGTTGGTCGCCGATGTGCTCAACAGCGCCGACCTGCGCGGCATAAGGAGCCACGGCGCAGGTCGAATTCAGTTTTTCATGATGCGGCTTATGAATGATGTCATTAATAAGAATCCGAATATGGTGTTCACCCCAGGCAGTGACACGACAGGCGTCCTCGATGCAGACGGTGGGTTGGGAATCATCGCCTCAAACCGCGCAATGGAAGAGGCCATGGCGCGGGCCGATAAACACGGCTGTGGCTTCGTCTCCGTTAAAAACAGCAGCCATTTTGGATACTGTGGTTACTGGTCAATGAAGGCCATGAAAGAGGGCTACATTGGTATCAGCATGACGAACGGCGGTCGCCGCGGCACGGCGACCTACGGCACCGATCCACTCCTCGGAACCAACCCCTTCAGCATTGGCATTCCCGGTGGACCCGGAGGGCACGACTTCCATCTCGATATGGCCACTACGATGGTTGCGGTCGGCAAAATAGAAACCGCCCTCCGTGAAGGACGCGAAGTTCCCCAAGGCTGGGTACCCAGCAGCTACGGCTCGCCCAAGCTTAACGATCGCAGCATTCTCACCCACGATGTCCCCGTTCTTCCCCTCGGCGGCGAGGGCATGGGGGGAGGCGGCCATAAGGGCTACGGACTCTCACTCATGGTCGAGCTTCTTTGCAGCATTCTCTCGGGCGGGGACCTCAAAGAGCGCATCGCTGGTGCCGACGGGGCAGCCAAACCCAATACGGGCCATTTTTTCGGAGCCATTAAAGTTGAAGGTTTCAGGGACACTACCAGTGTCTTCAGGCAAATGGCAGACACCTTTGATATTATTCGAAATTCGGCAAAAGAGCCCGGCCAGGAGCGCATCTTCATCCACGGCGAGCCCGAGATCATCGCGGAGGAGGAAAATCGCCGGATTGGCATACCGATTACACCGGCCGTACTCGAGCAAATTTATTCGCTAAATGAAGAACTAAATCTCGGATTTGAACTATAGCGGCGAAAACGCTACTTGGACGACTTCGAATTGGAAGCATTGAGAATACTCTTGAGGAAATTCACCATTTCGGCGCCGTCCCATTTTCGAGGGCCGATGAATTTTCTGACTAGGCGCCCTGCCGGATCGATAACAAAAGTCTCGGGCACACCGGTTGTGCGATAAAGCTTTTTGATGCTTGCCCTCGGATCAAGGAGAATGGGGAATGTTATGCCGAATCGCTCTACCCATTTATTGACAGGGTCGGCCCCTAGCGCATCGATGCTCACCCCGAGTATTTCGAAGGCGAGTCCTTGCGATTTCATTTGCTTGTATAGATTTTCCAGGTCGGGCATTTCGTCAATGCATGGCGGGCACCAGGTAGCCCATACGTTAACGAGCACTACTTTCCCCCGATAGTCGGACAGGCTGGCTGTCCCGCCCGAGAGAAGCGGAAAAGTAAAACCAGGTATTGACTCTCCGACAACAGGAATAGGGTTCGAGCTATTCTTCACCGGGGCGCTCGTCAGGCCCACCCACAGCGCCCATACAAGCGTGATGACAATCGGCGTCAGGATAATAGCTATCGCCCTGTTTCGCGCGCCAGCCATGTGCGCGGATACTTTTGTGTCTGTCGATTGCTCAGTGCTCATAAAACCTTCTCCGTCAGCGCCTAGCCTTTTTCCTTGAGCAGATGTTCGATGAGTGCGAAAGCCTTTTCCCCATCCCACGTCCGGGCACCCATCCCCCATGCCACGACGTGGCCCGTGCGATCAATGAGATAATTCGTCGGCAACGCTCGAACCCGGTATGCAGTTTTGACGGTATTTTCGGGGTCAAGAACTATTGGGAAATTAAGATTGAGTTTTTCTGCAAATTTCCGAACCGTATCAGAGCTACCCTGATCAACGGATACAGCAACTATCTCGAAACCCTGATTTTTATACTTCTCGTAGAGAAGCTGCATAGAAGGCATTTCGCGAATACAGGGAGGACACCAGGTAGCCCAAAAATTCACCAAAACCACCTTACCCCGATCCTGGATGAGCGTTCTATTTTGGCCATCCAGGGTCTTTAGCTGAAAATTAGTCGCCTCCACCCGGTGAACATTTGGCAGAAAACTCATGTTTCTAAAAACTTCCATATCCCCCGAAGTAGTTTTCTTTGGCTCTTGTATTCCGAATAATATGAGCAAATCCTGATTTTTACTAATCAGCAGAGCCGTTCCCGAAAACAAAACCATGAAGAAAGCCACCAATACGATCCATTTTCTGGCAAGCGATCGCTTTTTGACGGGCGACAAACCCTCCACACCCAGCGCCAGGACCACTTTTGGATCAAATACCATTTCCAGATCCCCTAATTTCACGGCAAAGTATTCAAAAACTAGAAACTAGCTCTCGAATTCATCCAGTTCCCGCTTGAGGCGGGCCGAAAGGGCATCGCCCGAGGCGTCTAGAGAAGCGGCCTTCCCCGAGAACGAGGCTTTAACCTCCTTCGTGGCCGAATTGCCCGTCCAGGCTCGCATCAACACAAAGACAACGCCCAGCCCTGCGAGAATAGCCGCGAAAGGCAATCCCCATGCAGTGAGAAAAAATCCTTCGGCCGGGGGTGCAGAAAGGACATTTCCCGCCCCGTAGACCTCGACGAAGTAGCGCGTTATCTGCGCCTTCGATTCACCCGCCAAAGCCTTGCGGCGCACAAGTTCACGAAGCTGAGCTCCCTCCGCACTGGGACAAGCCATCAAAATTTTACCCGGACAAACTGGGCTCATGAGCGTGTTGATAAGTTCCAGATATACGCCTTCTGAATCCGTCGCAGGCTCGGCACTCGAAGCCACTGGAACAAATGCAAGAACCACGGCAATGGCGCACGCCGAAAAGAATTGTCCATAAAATGACTTTGATAACGGATGGGAAATATTCATCGCTC
Encoded proteins:
- a CDS encoding TlpA family protein disulfide reductase; this translates as MVFDPKVVLALGVEGLSPVKKRSLARKWIVLVAFFMVLFSGTALLISKNQDLLILFGIQEPKKTTSGDMEVFRNMSFLPNVHRVEATNFQLKTLDGQNRTLIQDRGKVVLVNFWATWCPPCIREMPSMQLLYEKYKNQGFEIVAVSVDQGSSDTVRKFAEKLNLNFPIVLDPENTVKTAYRVRALPTNYLIDRTGHVVAWGMGARTWDGEKAFALIEHLLKEKG
- a CDS encoding Ldh family oxidoreductase encodes the protein MVESTPLPEGTVRFPHEVIHQFTSAVFRAMEIPDEDATLVADVLNSADLRGIRSHGAGRIQFFMMRLMNDVINKNPNMVFTPGSDTTGVLDADGGLGIIASNRAMEEAMARADKHGCGFVSVKNSSHFGYCGYWSMKAMKEGYIGISMTNGGRRGTATYGTDPLLGTNPFSIGIPGGPGGHDFHLDMATTMVAVGKIETALREGREVPQGWVPSSYGSPKLNDRSILTHDVPVLPLGGEGMGGGGHKGYGLSLMVELLCSILSGGDLKERIAGADGAAKPNTGHFFGAIKVEGFRDTTSVFRQMADTFDIIRNSAKEPGQERIFIHGEPEIIAEEENRRIGIPITPAVLEQIYSLNEELNLGFEL
- a CDS encoding TlpA family protein disulfide reductase, with translation MSTEQSTDTKVSAHMAGARNRAIAIILTPIVITLVWALWVGLTSAPVKNSSNPIPVVGESIPGFTFPLLSGGTASLSDYRGKVVLVNVWATWCPPCIDEMPDLENLYKQMKSQGLAFEILGVSIDALGADPVNKWVERFGITFPILLDPRASIKKLYRTTGVPETFVIDPAGRLVRKFIGPRKWDGAEMVNFLKSILNASNSKSSK